CGCTTTACGACGTAACGGGAAAGGAGGTAAAACAGACAAAAAAGAAGGCCGCTTGAAAAAGAATCACGGCTAAGGTAATTTTGGAAAACCGGACAAGTAATGTGCTCCAAAACCGGACATTTCTATTTGCTCGCAACACCCCGTTCCTTCAGGGCGGTAAAAATACGTCAGGAGCCTGATGGCGGCGCTGGCGGCGGCCCTATAATGTGCGTATGGATATTTTCGATGGGATCGCGGAGCAATACGACGCATGGTATGGCACACCGCGCGGGAAAGCGGTTTTCGCGGCCGAACTTGCAGCCCTGCAACGGGTGGGGGCGGCGGGTGACGGATGGGCGGAACTGGGCGTGGGGACGGGACGCTTTGCCGCGGGGCTTGGCATCCGGTACGGTTTTGACACGGCGCGAAATATGCTTTTGTCCGCGCGCGCCCGAAAAGTGGCCGTCTGCGCCGCCGATGCCGCCGCGCTGCCGGTGAAAGGCGGCGCGCTGGAAGGCTGCCTGATAATGATGACGCTCTGCTTTTTAAAAAATCCTTCCGCCGCATTGCGTGAAACCGCCCGCGCGCTAAAGCCGGAAGGTGCGCTTGTGATCGGCTTCGTGCCGCGCGAAGGGGCGTGGGGAACGGCCTATGCGCTGATGGCGGAAGAGGGGCATCCGGTGTATTCGCGCGGGCGGTATTACACTTCGGCGGCGGTGCGGGCAATGGCTGAAGCGGCCGGTTTCGTTTTTGTGCGGGCCGCATCGGCCCTCTTTTTCGGCCCGGGGGAAGAACCGCCAAAAACAGTGTGCGCCGAAGACGGCCTTTCCCCCGCCGCCGGATTCGCGGCGATGCGGTTCGCCAAGCGGCGTTAAAGCCGAAAACGGTCTTTTCTTCTTTTCACCAAACCCTCTTCGGCCAGAACCGCCAATATCGCCGCCGCGCGCCCTTCCGTGAGCAAAGTTTGCCGGGCAAGCGCGGCTGCGGTCATCCCCTTTCCCGCGGCCAAAAGCGTTTTCAACAGCGCGCCGCGCGCCTGCCGGATGCTCCCCTCGAATTTCGATTGCCGCTGGTGGTGCGCCGAGCGGCGCGCCGGATTTTTGTGCAGCCGCTTCAGGGCGGTGCCGTAATCCATCAACGCCGAATACCACCGGCGCGGATTTTTTTTGTCGAGCGTCCGCTCCACCAGCGGCAGCAGTTCGGCGTCCGTCACCCTTTCGCGGCCGCGGAAAAAATGGTGGATAAAAACGGCGCGGATATTGGTTTCGATGAATGCCGCCGGTTTGTTGAAACCGAAGGCGGCGATGCTGGCGGCGGTGGCCTTGCCGACGCCGGGGAGGGTGACCAGCACCGCCGGATCGTCCGGCAGGCGTCCCTTGAATTCAGCGGTCACGCGCTTCGCCGCCTCGCGCAAAAACCGGGCGCGGCGGTTATAGCCCATTCCCTGCCATGCGGCCAGCACATCCTTGAGTTCCGCTTCCGCAAGCCGTTTCCAGTTGGGAAACCGTTTTACGAACCGGGGAAAGAACTCCGCCACGCGCGGCGCCTGCGTCTGTTGCAGCATGATCTCGGAAACGAAAGCGCGGTACGGCGTCACCTTTTCGCGCCACGGCAGGGCGCGTCCCTCTTTCGCAAAATGGGCATATACTGTGCGCCGGAACGCCGCCACCCGATGTTGCTCCATGCCCGTATTTTTACCACACGCGGTGGGGCCGTGGCGCGGCGCTTTATCGCTGTTACCGAAAATCCGGATGGCATATACTCAACAGAGGGAAAGACTTTTCATCAACGGTTATTCCTTAGTGAGGGCGGTATATGGCGGCGACGGTTTTTTCAGGGCTTTCAAAGCGGATGCTGGATGCAACGCTCAAGGCGTTGCGCGGCGGCGAACTGATCATTTATCCCACCGACACCATCTACGGCATTGGTTGCGACATGCGCAACGGCAAGGCGCTGGACAAGCTGAACCAGCTCAAGAACCGCCCCAGCAACAAACCGTTCAGCTTTATCGTGAACGATATCGCCGATGCGGCGCACTTCGCCAAGATATCAAACGCCGCCCACCGGGTGATGCGGCGGGTGCTTCCGGGGCCGTACACCTTTGTTCTGCCGTCAAGCTCCGGCGTGCCGCGCAAGATGATGAGCACCGAACACACCGTCGGCATCCGCATTCCGAACCACCAGATACCGCTGACGATAGCGAAAGAATTCGGCGGGCCGATCATCACCACGTCGGTGAATCTTTCCAGCGACCAGCCGATCAACGCGATCGGCGACCTTTCCCACGCTTTTTTGGCGGCGGTCGCGGTGGTGATCGACGGCGGGCCGGTGGACAACGAACCCTCCACCATCATCGATTTCACAAAGGATGATCCGGTGGTGCTCCGCAAGGGGAAGGGGTTCGACGAGCTGAGGCCGTACATCGATTTCGCCCACACCGGGGAGTAACA
The sequence above is drawn from the Nitrospinota bacterium genome and encodes:
- a CDS encoding methyltransferase domain-containing protein; translation: MDIFDGIAEQYDAWYGTPRGKAVFAAELAALQRVGAAGDGWAELGVGTGRFAAGLGIRYGFDTARNMLLSARARKVAVCAADAAALPVKGGALEGCLIMMTLCFLKNPSAALRETARALKPEGALVIGFVPREGAWGTAYALMAEEGHPVYSRGRYYTSAAVRAMAEAAGFVFVRAASALFFGPGEEPPKTVCAEDGLSPAAGFAAMRFAKRR
- a CDS encoding A/G-specific adenine glycosylase; translation: MEQHRVAAFRRTVYAHFAKEGRALPWREKVTPYRAFVSEIMLQQTQAPRVAEFFPRFVKRFPNWKRLAEAELKDVLAAWQGMGYNRRARFLREAAKRVTAEFKGRLPDDPAVLVTLPGVGKATAASIAAFGFNKPAAFIETNIRAVFIHHFFRGRERVTDAELLPLVERTLDKKNPRRWYSALMDYGTALKRLHKNPARRSAHHQRQSKFEGSIRQARGALLKTLLAAGKGMTAAALARQTLLTEGRAAAILAVLAEEGLVKRRKDRFRL
- a CDS encoding threonylcarbamoyl-AMP synthase, with protein sequence MAATVFSGLSKRMLDATLKALRGGELIIYPTDTIYGIGCDMRNGKALDKLNQLKNRPSNKPFSFIVNDIADAAHFAKISNAAHRVMRRVLPGPYTFVLPSSSGVPRKMMSTEHTVGIRIPNHQIPLTIAKEFGGPIITTSVNLSSDQPINAIGDLSHAFLAAVAVVIDGGPVDNEPSTIIDFTKDDPVVLRKGKGFDELRPYIDFAHTGE